In Phyllopteryx taeniolatus isolate TA_2022b chromosome 1, UOR_Ptae_1.2, whole genome shotgun sequence, the following proteins share a genomic window:
- the slc35c2 gene encoding solute carrier family 35 member C2, with translation MAWPVQFLCRTLRTVGLVLLYYVFSIGITFYNKWLMKGFHYPLFMTLVHLALTFCLSALTRRAMQCWTGKTRVILSWTDYLHKVAPTALATTLDIGLSNWSFLFITISLYTMTKSSAVLFILFFSLVLKLEEPNPFLIVVVLLIASGLFMFTFQSTQFNMEGFLMVLLASFIGGIRWTLTQVLMQKAELGLQNPVDAMYHLQPLMFLGLFPLFMYNEELSLSTSDKLFRVTELSPLLYCVFLLSIGGILAFGLGFSEFLLVSRTSSLTLSISGIFKEICTLVLAASLMGDKMSILNWLGFAVCLCGIALHVGLKVYYSKNKSPSLRQLNSKSPELELPLLRPNDEEDSAAENEEEEITLH, from the exons ATGGCGTGGCCGGTCCAGTTCCTCTGCAGGACGCTCCGGACTGTGGGACTGGTCCTCCTCTACTATGTCTTCTCTATAGGCATCACCTTCTATAACAAATGGCTAATGAAG GGCTTCCACTATCCACTTTTCATGACGTTAGTCCACCTGGCTCTCACCTTCTGCCTGTCAGCGCTGACCCGGCGGGCCATGCAGTGCTGGACAGGGAAGACTCGTGTTATTCTGAGCTGGACTGATTACCTCCACAAAGTGGCTCCCACAG CCTTGGCAACAACACTAGACATTGGACTCTCCAACTGGAGCTTCCTCTTCATCACCATTAGCTT GTACACCATGACCAAGTCTTCTGCAGTGCTCTTtattctctttttctctctggtTTTAAAACTGGAGGAGCCG AACCCATTCCTAATTGTGGTGGTCCTGCTCATCGCCAGCGGCTTGTTCATGTTTACCTTCCAATCGACCCAGTTCAACATGGAGGGCTTCCTCATGGTGCTGCTAGCGTCATTCATTGGGGGGATCCGCTGGACCCTCACTCAAGTGCTCATGCAGAAAGCGGAGCTGG GCCTCCAGAACCCAGTGGATGCCATGTACCACCTCCAGCCTCTCATGTTTCTTGGCCTCTTTCCTCTCTTCATGTATAATGAAG aatTGAGCCTCAGCACCTCTGACAAGTTATTCCGGGTGACAGAGCTGTCACCGCTCTTGTACTGCGTCTTCTTACTAAGCATTGGAGGGATCCTGGCTTTTGGTCTCGGCTTTTCGGAGTTCCTGCTCGTCTCCAGAACTTCCAGCCTCACCTTATCCATATCGGGGATCTTTAAG GAGATTTGCACTCTGGTTTTGGCAGCATCGCTGATGGGAGACAAAATGAGCATCCTCAACTGGCTGGGCTTcgctgtgtgtctgtgtggcaTTGCGTTGCATGTGGGACTCAAAGTCTATTATTCCAAAA ACAAGAGCCCATCGTTACGGCAGCTGAACAGTAAAAGCCCAGAGCTTGAGTTGCCCTTGCTGCGACCTAATGATGAAGAAGACTCTGCCGCTGAAAATGAGGAAGAAGAAATCACCCTACACTGA